A genomic window from Streptomyces mirabilis includes:
- a CDS encoding cyclopropane-fatty-acyl-phospholipid synthase family protein yields MQDAAPRLKSLVEQLVGAPLPIRVRAWDGSEAGPPGAPAVVVRNRRALRRLLWKPGEVGLARAWVAGDLGVEGDLYTALDLLSGLVWDRGEDARGVAEALRDPEVRAAVRGLVKMGGLPLPPSPPQEEMRRRRRHLHTKRSDQRAISHHYDVGNDFYEIVLGPSMVYSCAYWEDGGTLEDAQRDKLELIAQKLDLRPGQRLLDVGCGWGSMAIHAAREHGVSVVGVTLSHEQAAYARKRVADEGLTDRVEIRVQDYRDVADGPYDAISSIGMAEHVGAERYLEYAEVLYSLLKPGGRLLNHQIARPPRRDESAYDVDEFIDAYVFPDGELAPIGTTVTQLERAGFEVRDVESIREHYALTLRRWVTNLEAQWARAVALTGPGRARVWRLYMAASAVAFERNRIGVNQVLAIRTPEPSGASGMPLRARTWNPAH; encoded by the coding sequence ATGCAGGACGCCGCGCCGCGGCTGAAGAGCCTTGTCGAACAGTTGGTGGGAGCCCCGCTCCCGATCCGCGTCCGCGCCTGGGACGGCTCGGAAGCGGGCCCTCCCGGCGCCCCCGCCGTTGTCGTCCGCAACCGGCGCGCCCTGCGCCGGCTGTTGTGGAAACCGGGTGAGGTGGGGCTCGCCCGGGCCTGGGTCGCCGGGGACCTGGGGGTGGAGGGCGACCTCTACACCGCGCTCGACCTGCTGTCGGGGCTCGTCTGGGACCGGGGCGAGGACGCGCGGGGCGTCGCGGAGGCCCTGCGCGATCCGGAGGTACGGGCCGCCGTCCGCGGACTGGTGAAGATGGGCGGCCTCCCGTTGCCGCCCAGCCCGCCCCAGGAAGAGATGCGCAGGCGCCGCCGCCACCTCCACACCAAGCGCAGCGACCAGCGCGCCATCAGCCACCACTACGACGTGGGCAACGACTTCTACGAGATCGTCCTCGGGCCCTCGATGGTCTACTCGTGCGCCTACTGGGAGGACGGCGGCACCCTTGAGGACGCCCAGCGCGACAAGCTGGAACTCATCGCGCAGAAGCTCGATCTGAGGCCGGGTCAACGGCTCCTCGACGTCGGCTGCGGCTGGGGCTCGATGGCGATCCACGCGGCCCGCGAGCACGGCGTGAGCGTCGTCGGGGTCACGCTCTCGCACGAACAGGCCGCGTACGCCCGTAAGCGGGTCGCGGACGAGGGGCTGACCGACCGGGTGGAGATCCGGGTGCAGGACTACCGGGACGTCGCCGACGGGCCGTACGACGCGATCTCCTCCATCGGTATGGCCGAACACGTGGGCGCCGAGCGCTACCTGGAGTACGCCGAGGTGCTGTACAGCCTCCTCAAGCCGGGCGGACGGTTGCTCAACCACCAGATCGCACGGCCGCCCCGGCGCGACGAGTCGGCCTACGACGTCGACGAGTTCATCGACGCCTACGTCTTCCCGGACGGCGAGCTCGCGCCCATCGGCACGACCGTCACCCAGTTGGAACGCGCCGGGTTCGAGGTCCGCGACGTCGAGTCGATCCGCGAGCACTACGCCCTCACGCTGCGCCGCTGGGTCACCAACCTGGAGGCGCAGTGGGCGCGGGCCGTGGCGCTCACCGGTCCGGGCCGGGCCCGCGTCTGGCGTCTCTACATGGCGGCCTCCGCGGTCGCCTTCGAGCGCAACCGCATCGGCGTCAACCAGGTACTGGCGATCAGGACCCCCGAGCCCTCCGGCGCCTCCGGAATGCCCCTGCGGGCCAGAACCTGGAACCCGGCCCACTGA
- a CDS encoding NAD(P)/FAD-dependent oxidoreductase, with translation MSTTERPRILVVGGGYVGLYAARRILKKMRYGEATVTVVDPRSYMTYQPFLPEAAAGSISPRHVVVPLRRVLPKAEVLTGRVTTIDQDRKVATIAPLVGEAYELPFDYLVIAMGAVSRTFPIPGLAEQGIGMKGIEESIGLRNHVLEQLDKADSTTDEDIRRKALTFVFVGGGFAGAETIGEVEDMARDASKYYTNVSREDMRFILVDAADKILPEVGPKLGQYGKEHLEGRGVEIYLSTSMDSCVDGHVVLKNGLEVDSNTIVWTAGVKPNPVLSRFGLPLGPRGHVDTQTTLQVQGTDYIWAAGDNAQVPDVAARKAGVENAWCPPNAQHALRQAKVLGDNVVSGMRGFPQKEYSHSNKGAVAGLGLHKGVAMIVMGKMKIKLKGRLAWYMHRGYHGLAMPTWNRKIRVFADWTLAMFLKREVVSLGAMETPREEFYEAAKPAPAPAPAAAAAPAAAKTEEKAKAS, from the coding sequence ATGAGCACCACGGAGCGTCCCAGGATCCTCGTAGTAGGCGGTGGGTACGTAGGCCTGTACGCAGCTCGGCGCATTCTCAAGAAGATGCGCTACGGCGAGGCGACCGTCACGGTCGTCGACCCCCGGTCGTACATGACCTACCAGCCCTTCCTCCCCGAAGCCGCCGCCGGCAGCATCTCCCCTCGGCACGTCGTCGTCCCGTTGCGACGCGTCCTGCCCAAGGCGGAGGTCCTCACCGGCCGGGTCACCACCATCGACCAGGACCGCAAGGTCGCCACGATCGCCCCCCTCGTGGGCGAGGCGTACGAGCTGCCTTTCGACTACCTCGTCATCGCGATGGGCGCGGTCTCCCGCACCTTCCCGATCCCCGGCCTCGCCGAACAGGGCATCGGTATGAAGGGCATCGAGGAGTCCATCGGCCTGCGCAACCACGTCCTCGAGCAGCTCGACAAGGCTGACTCGACCACGGACGAGGACATCCGCCGCAAGGCGCTCACCTTCGTCTTCGTGGGGGGTGGCTTCGCGGGTGCGGAGACCATCGGCGAGGTCGAGGACATGGCCCGCGACGCGTCGAAGTACTACACCAACGTGTCCCGCGAGGACATGCGCTTCATCCTCGTCGACGCCGCGGACAAGATCCTCCCCGAGGTCGGCCCCAAGCTCGGCCAGTACGGCAAGGAGCACCTGGAGGGCCGTGGTGTGGAGATCTACCTCTCCACCTCCATGGACTCCTGCGTCGACGGCCACGTCGTACTGAAGAACGGCCTCGAGGTCGACTCCAACACCATCGTGTGGACGGCCGGCGTCAAGCCGAACCCCGTCCTCTCCCGCTTCGGTCTGCCGCTCGGCCCGCGTGGTCACGTGGACACCCAGACCACCCTCCAGGTGCAGGGCACGGACTACATCTGGGCCGCCGGCGACAACGCCCAGGTGCCGGACGTCGCCGCGCGCAAGGCCGGGGTCGAGAACGCCTGGTGCCCGCCGAACGCGCAGCACGCGCTCCGTCAGGCGAAGGTCCTCGGCGACAACGTGGTCTCCGGCATGCGGGGCTTCCCGCAGAAGGAGTACTCGCACTCCAACAAGGGCGCTGTCGCGGGTCTCGGCCTGCACAAGGGCGTCGCGATGATCGTCATGGGCAAGATGAAGATCAAGCTCAAGGGTCGTCTGGCGTGGTACATGCACCGCGGCTACCACGGGCTGGCGATGCCGACGTGGAACCGTAAGATCCGCGTCTTCGCCGACTGGACGCTCGCGATGTTCCTCAAGCGTGAGGTCGTCTCGCTCGGTGCGATGGAGACTCCTCGTGAGGAGTTCTACGAGGCTGCGAAGCCGGCTCCGGCTCCGGCTCCGGCAGCCGCCGCGGCTCCGGCCGCCGCCAAGACCGAGGAGAAGGCCAAGGCCTCCTGA
- a CDS encoding Ppx/GppA phosphatase family protein, producing MTRVAAIDCGTNSIRLLVADANPVTGELVDLDRRMTIVRLGQGVDRTGRLAPEALERTFEACREYAAIIKRHGAERLRFVATSASRDAENRDEFVRGVLDILGVEPEVITGDEEAEFSFIGATKELTGRDDLAKPYLVVDIGGGSTELVVGDDHVRAARSVDIGCVRMTERHLVHDAVVSDPPTPAEIEAIRADIEAALDLAERTVPLREAHTLVGLAGSVTTVAAIALDLPAYDSAAIHHSRFPYEKVREITDRLLASTHAERAAIPSMHPGRVDVIAAGALVLLAIMERIGAAEVVVSEHDILDGIAWSIA from the coding sequence ATGACCAGGGTCGCCGCCATCGACTGCGGTACGAATTCGATCCGCCTCCTCGTCGCCGACGCGAACCCGGTGACGGGGGAACTCGTCGATCTGGACCGCCGGATGACGATCGTCCGGCTCGGCCAGGGCGTCGACCGCACCGGACGCCTCGCCCCCGAGGCCCTGGAGCGCACCTTCGAGGCCTGCCGCGAGTACGCGGCGATCATCAAGCGGCACGGCGCGGAGCGACTGCGCTTCGTGGCGACCTCCGCCTCCCGCGACGCGGAGAACCGGGACGAGTTCGTGCGCGGCGTGCTGGACATCCTGGGCGTCGAGCCCGAGGTCATCACCGGCGACGAGGAGGCCGAGTTCTCCTTCATCGGCGCGACCAAGGAACTGACGGGCCGGGACGACCTCGCCAAGCCCTACCTGGTCGTGGACATCGGCGGCGGGTCCACCGAACTGGTCGTCGGTGACGACCACGTGCGCGCCGCCCGCTCCGTGGACATCGGTTGCGTACGGATGACCGAGCGGCACCTCGTGCACGACGCGGTCGTCAGCGACCCGCCGACCCCCGCCGAGATCGAGGCCATCCGCGCCGACATCGAGGCGGCCCTCGACCTCGCCGAGCGGACGGTCCCGTTGCGCGAGGCCCACACGCTCGTCGGCCTCGCGGGTTCGGTCACCACGGTCGCGGCCATCGCGCTGGACCTCCCCGCCTACGATTCGGCCGCCATCCACCACTCCCGCTTCCCGTACGAGAAGGTGCGCGAGATCACCGACCGGCTGCTGGCCTCCACCCACGCCGAGCGCGCCGCGATCCCTTCCATGCACCCGGGGCGCGTCGACGTCATCGCCGCCGGTGCCCTCGTCCTGCTCGCGATCATGGAGCGGATCGGTGCGGCGGAGGTCGTGGTGAGCGAACACGACATCCTGGACGGGATCGCGTGGTCCATCGCGTGA
- a CDS encoding DUF501 domain-containing protein: protein METPPPPTPRTEPTDADVEAFKQQLGRPPRGLRAIAHRCPCGQPDVVETAPRLPDGTPFPTTYYLTCPRAASAIGTLEANGVMKEMTDRLATDPELAAAYRAAHEDYIARRDAIEVLAGFPSAGGMPDRVKCLHVLVAHSLAAGPGVNPLGDEAIAMLPEWWRKGACVVAAEPPSEGE from the coding sequence ATGGAAACGCCCCCGCCGCCCACCCCGCGCACCGAGCCGACCGACGCGGACGTCGAGGCCTTCAAGCAACAGCTCGGCCGGCCGCCGCGCGGGCTGCGGGCGATCGCGCACCGCTGTCCCTGCGGTCAGCCGGACGTGGTGGAGACGGCGCCCCGGCTGCCGGACGGTACGCCGTTCCCGACGACGTACTACCTCACGTGCCCGCGCGCGGCCTCCGCGATCGGCACGCTGGAGGCGAACGGCGTCATGAAGGAGATGACGGACCGGCTGGCGACCGATCCCGAACTGGCCGCCGCGTACCGGGCCGCCCACGAGGACTACATCGCGCGGCGCGACGCCATCGAGGTGCTGGCGGGCTTTCCGAGCGCCGGTGGGATGCCGGACCGGGTGAAGTGTCTGCATGTGCTGGTGGCGCACTCGCTGGCCGCGGGGCCCGGGGTGAATCCGCTGGGCGACGAGGCGATCGCGATGCTGCCGGAGTGGTGGCGCAAGGGTGCGTGCGTGGTGGCGGCGGAGCCGCCGTCCGAGGGGGAGTGA
- a CDS encoding septum formation initiator family protein, producing the protein MAVKDRDRFSTATRLKLLGEQTAARVYRSQTKRQARRSRLTGRAALLALVLCSLIVALAYPIRQYVSQRAAIADLERQRQQARARVEQLRDLKARWQDDAYAKQQIRERLHYVMPGETGYVVIDPDAAKQSRTDLGVATRPWYANVWDGVDKSDHSDR; encoded by the coding sequence ATGGCCGTGAAGGACCGGGACCGGTTCTCCACCGCGACCAGGCTGAAGCTGCTCGGCGAGCAGACGGCGGCCCGGGTCTACCGCTCCCAGACCAAGCGTCAGGCCCGCCGCTCACGCCTGACCGGCCGTGCCGCGCTGCTGGCTCTCGTACTCTGTTCTCTGATCGTGGCCCTCGCGTACCCGATAAGGCAGTACGTGTCCCAGCGCGCCGCGATCGCCGATCTGGAGCGACAGCGGCAGCAGGCCCGCGCCCGGGTCGAGCAGCTCCGTGACCTCAAGGCGCGCTGGCAGGACGACGCGTACGCGAAGCAGCAGATCCGGGAACGGCTGCACTATGTGATGCCGGGCGAGACCGGATACGTCGTGATCGACCCGGACGCGGCGAAGCAGTCGCGTACGGATCTGGGGGTGGCAACCCGCCCCTGGTACGCCAACGTCTGGGACGGCGTCGACAAGTCGGACCACTCCGACCGGTGA
- the eno gene encoding phosphopyruvate hydratase, which produces MLVPSIDVVVAREILDSRGNPTVEVEVGLDDGSTGRAAVPSGASTGAFEAIELRDGDPNRYGGKGVEKAVLAVIEQIGPELVGYDATEQRLIDQAMFDLDATDNKGSLGANAILGVSLAVAHAASEASDLPLFRYLGGPNAHLLPVPMMNILNGGSHADSNVDIQEFMIAPIGAESFSEALRWGAEVYHTLKKVLKTKGLSTGLGDEGGFAPNLESNRAALDLILEAIKQAGYIPGEQIALALDVAASEFYKDGKYEFEGKSRSAAEMTEYYEELVSAYPLVSIEDPLYEDDWAGWNVITEKLGDKVQIVGDDLFVTNPERLARGIEEGSANALLVKVNQIGSLTETLDAVEMAQRNGFKCMMSHRSGETEDVTIADLAVAVNCGQIKTGAPARSDRVAKYNQLLRIEEILDDAAVYAGRSAFPRFKG; this is translated from the coding sequence ATGCTCGTGCCGTCCATCGACGTCGTCGTAGCCCGGGAAATCCTGGACTCCCGAGGCAACCCCACGGTCGAGGTCGAGGTCGGCCTCGACGACGGCAGCACCGGTCGTGCCGCCGTCCCGTCCGGCGCCTCCACGGGCGCCTTCGAGGCCATCGAGCTGCGTGACGGTGACCCCAACCGTTACGGCGGCAAGGGTGTCGAGAAGGCCGTCCTCGCCGTCATCGAGCAGATCGGCCCGGAGCTCGTCGGCTACGACGCCACCGAGCAGCGCCTGATCGACCAGGCGATGTTCGACCTGGACGCCACCGACAACAAGGGCTCGCTCGGCGCCAACGCCATCCTCGGCGTCTCGCTCGCCGTCGCGCACGCCGCCTCCGAGGCGTCCGACCTCCCCCTCTTCCGCTACCTGGGCGGCCCGAACGCGCACCTGCTGCCCGTTCCGATGATGAACATCCTGAACGGCGGCTCGCACGCCGACTCCAACGTGGACATCCAGGAGTTCATGATCGCCCCGATCGGCGCGGAGTCCTTCTCCGAGGCCCTGCGCTGGGGCGCCGAGGTCTACCACACCCTCAAGAAGGTGCTGAAGACCAAGGGCCTGTCCACCGGCCTGGGCGACGAGGGCGGCTTCGCCCCGAACCTGGAGTCGAACCGCGCCGCGCTCGACCTCATCCTCGAGGCCATCAAGCAGGCCGGCTACATCCCCGGTGAGCAGATCGCGCTCGCGCTCGACGTCGCCGCGTCCGAGTTCTACAAGGACGGCAAGTACGAGTTCGAGGGCAAGTCCCGCTCGGCCGCCGAGATGACCGAGTACTACGAGGAGCTCGTCTCCGCGTACCCGCTGGTCTCCATCGAGGACCCGCTGTACGAGGACGACTGGGCCGGCTGGAACGTCATCACCGAGAAGCTGGGCGACAAGGTCCAGATCGTCGGCGACGACCTCTTCGTCACCAACCCGGAGCGCCTGGCCCGCGGCATCGAGGAGGGCTCCGCGAACGCCCTGCTCGTCAAGGTCAACCAGATCGGCTCGCTGACCGAGACCCTGGACGCCGTCGAGATGGCCCAGCGCAACGGCTTCAAGTGCATGATGTCCCACCGCTCCGGCGAGACCGAGGACGTCACCATCGCCGACCTCGCCGTCGCGGTGAACTGCGGCCAGATCAAGACCGGCGCCCCGGCCCGCTCGGACCGCGTCGCCAAGTACAACCAGCTGCTGCGCATCGAGGAGATCCTCGACGACGCCGCGGTGTACGCGGGCCGCAGCGCGTTCCCGCGCTTCAAGGGCTGA
- a CDS encoding transglycosylase family protein, with the protein MLFSSKGKHRRPSKATRVATLAGVTGVAIAAPLMAAGNASAATTSEWDAVAQCESGGNWSINTGNGYYGGLQFSASTWAAYGGTAYAATANQASKSQQITVGEKVLAAQGKGAWPTCGTGLSSAAYTGGASAPSTSSSSNSSSSNSSPSTSTTTRSTDTAASRSASRPAAEKTVSTPTGKKVKKGDGEYKVVKGDSLSSIAEKKKVKGGWQRLFKLNKDIVDDADVIYPGQQLHLS; encoded by the coding sequence ATGCTGTTTTCCAGCAAGGGCAAGCACCGCCGTCCGTCCAAGGCCACTCGTGTCGCCACGCTCGCCGGTGTCACCGGTGTCGCCATCGCCGCTCCGCTGATGGCGGCCGGCAACGCCTCCGCCGCCACCACTTCCGAGTGGGACGCCGTCGCCCAGTGCGAGTCCGGCGGGAACTGGTCCATCAACACCGGCAACGGCTACTACGGCGGTCTGCAGTTCTCTGCCTCCACCTGGGCCGCGTACGGCGGCACCGCGTACGCCGCGACCGCCAACCAGGCCTCCAAGTCCCAGCAGATCACCGTCGGCGAGAAGGTCCTCGCCGCGCAGGGCAAGGGCGCCTGGCCGACCTGTGGCACGGGTCTGTCGAGCGCCGCGTACACCGGTGGTGCGAGCGCCCCGTCGACCTCGTCCTCCTCGAACAGCTCCTCGTCGAACAGCTCGCCGAGCACCAGCACCACCACCCGCTCGACGGACACCGCGGCCTCCCGTTCGGCGTCCCGCCCGGCCGCCGAGAAGACCGTCTCCACCCCGACCGGCAAGAAGGTCAAGAAGGGTGACGGCGAGTACAAGGTCGTCAAGGGCGACAGCCTCAGCTCGATCGCCGAGAAGAAGAAGGTCAAGGGCGGCTGGCAGCGGCTGTTCAAGCTGAACAAGGACATCGTCGACGACGCCGACGTCATCTACCCGGGTCAGCAGCTGCACCTCAGCTGA
- a CDS encoding transglycosylase family protein — MLSGNGRHRRPRQAPALIVAAGVTGSAIAIPLLGATSASAADGTTWDRVAECESAGQWSADSGNGYYGGLQISQADWEKYGGLTYASSADEASRSQQIAIAEKLLDDQGLTPWPTCGPLSGLSKNSGDILVDTGVANDSSSTPDSSGSSGSSTNSTPSASSGSKSDSSSSGSSSKATGNAAGNTTKADISGDAQGAGGSGTETTKSGNSGNSGQGGDSSGTSENATTGAGRHRGGTAAENTTDGAVDGRGDDSTGRHASRGAGASRDVVDGSYVVRAGDNLWTIADALDLQGGWAELYDVNKKTVGVDPNLILPGQSLAVGAESGEK; from the coding sequence ATGCTCTCCGGGAACGGCCGCCATCGTCGCCCCCGTCAGGCCCCGGCCCTCATCGTCGCGGCAGGAGTGACCGGATCCGCCATCGCGATCCCGTTGCTCGGTGCCACCAGCGCGAGCGCGGCCGACGGCACCACGTGGGACCGGGTCGCCGAGTGCGAGAGCGCCGGCCAGTGGAGTGCCGACAGCGGCAACGGGTATTACGGCGGGCTCCAGATCAGCCAGGCGGACTGGGAGAAGTACGGCGGCCTCACCTACGCGTCGAGCGCCGACGAGGCCAGCCGCTCGCAGCAGATAGCCATCGCCGAGAAGCTCCTCGACGACCAGGGCCTCACCCCCTGGCCGACCTGCGGACCGCTCTCCGGGCTGAGCAAGAACTCGGGCGACATCCTGGTCGACACGGGCGTGGCGAACGACTCGTCCAGTACACCGGATTCCTCCGGTTCATCCGGTTCGTCCACGAATTCGACTCCGTCCGCCTCTTCTGGCTCGAAGTCCGATTCGTCTTCGTCCGGTTCGTCCTCGAAGGCGACCGGGAACGCTGCCGGAAACACGACGAAGGCCGACATCAGCGGCGACGCCCAGGGGGCGGGCGGCTCCGGCACGGAAACGACGAAGAGCGGCAACTCGGGCAACTCCGGGCAGGGCGGCGACTCTTCCGGTACGTCCGAGAATGCAACGACCGGTGCGGGGCGCCACCGCGGCGGCACCGCGGCCGAGAACACCACTGACGGCGCCGTGGACGGCCGTGGCGACGACTCCACCGGGCGGCACGCCTCGCGTGGCGCGGGCGCCTCCCGCGATGTCGTCGACGGTTCCTACGTCGTGCGCGCCGGAGACAATCTCTGGACCATCGCGGACGCCCTTGACCTCCAAGGCGGATGGGCCGAGCTGTACGACGTGAACAAGAAGACGGTCGGCGTCGACCCGAACCTCATCCTCCCCGGTCAGAGCCTTGCAGTTGGTGCTGAATCGGGCGAAAAGTAG
- a CDS encoding cytochrome P450 → MTDQPPPFSPAPELFTWEFASDPYPAYAWLREHAPVHRTRLPSGVEAWLVTRYADAKQALADARLSKNPAHHDEPAHAKGKTGIPGERKAELMTHLLNIDPPDHTRLRRLVSKAFTPRRVAEFAPRVQELTDQLIDQFAAKGSADLIHEFAFPLPIYAICDLLGVPREDQDDFRDWAGMMIRHGGGPRGGVARSVKKMRGYLLELIHKKREGLPDTPAPGEDLISGLIRASDHGEHLTENEAAAMAFILLFAGFETTVNLIGNGTYALLTHPEQRARLQRSLAAGERGLLETGVEELLRYDGPVELATWRFATEAVCIGGRGIAPGDPVLVVLAAADRDPARFERPDTLDLSRRDNQHLGYGHGLHYCLGAPLARLEGQTALATLLTRLPDLQLAGDSADLRWRGGLIMRGLRTLPVEFTPPVPGAR, encoded by the coding sequence GTGACCGATCAGCCGCCGCCGTTCAGCCCCGCCCCGGAACTCTTCACCTGGGAGTTCGCCAGCGATCCCTACCCCGCGTACGCCTGGCTGCGGGAGCACGCCCCCGTGCACAGGACGCGGCTGCCGAGTGGGGTGGAGGCCTGGCTGGTGACGCGGTACGCGGACGCCAAGCAGGCGCTCGCCGACGCGCGGCTCAGCAAGAATCCGGCGCACCACGACGAACCCGCCCACGCGAAGGGGAAGACGGGTATCCCGGGGGAGCGCAAGGCCGAGTTGATGACGCATCTGCTGAACATCGACCCGCCGGACCACACCCGGCTGCGGCGGCTGGTCTCGAAGGCGTTCACGCCGCGACGGGTGGCCGAGTTCGCGCCACGCGTGCAGGAGCTCACCGATCAACTGATCGACCAGTTCGCGGCGAAGGGTTCTGCGGATCTGATCCACGAGTTCGCGTTCCCACTTCCTATTTACGCCATTTGCGACCTGCTGGGCGTGCCCCGCGAGGACCAGGACGACTTCCGGGACTGGGCGGGGATGATGATCCGGCACGGTGGCGGACCGCGGGGCGGGGTCGCGCGGTCGGTCAAGAAGATGCGCGGGTATCTGCTCGAGCTCATTCACAAGAAGCGGGAAGGTCTCCCGGATACACCCGCGCCCGGTGAGGACCTCATTTCGGGCCTCATCCGCGCCTCCGACCACGGCGAGCACCTCACGGAGAACGAGGCCGCCGCCATGGCCTTCATCCTGCTCTTCGCCGGATTCGAGACGACCGTCAATCTCATCGGCAACGGCACGTACGCCCTCCTCACCCACCCCGAGCAGCGCGCGCGTCTCCAGCGGTCCCTCGCCGCCGGCGAACGCGGACTCCTCGAGACCGGCGTCGAGGAACTCCTCCGTTACGACGGGCCCGTGGAACTGGCCACGTGGCGGTTCGCGACCGAGGCCGTGTGCATCGGCGGTCGAGGCATCGCGCCCGGCGACCCCGTCCTCGTGGTCCTCGCGGCTGCGGACCGTGACCCCGCGCGGTTCGAACGACCGGACACGCTCGACCTCTCCCGCCGTGACAACCAACACCTCGGCTACGGGCACGGCCTCCACTACTGCCTCGGCGCCCCGCTCGCCCGCCTGGAGGGCCAGACCGCGCTCGCCACCCTTCTCACCCGTCTCCCCGACCTTCAACTCGCGGGAGATTCGGCCGATTTGCGCTGGCGCGGTGGGCTCATTATGCGTGGATTGCGCACGCTTCCAGTGGAGTTCACGCCTCCGGTACCGGGCGCGCGGTAG
- a CDS encoding globin domain-containing protein, which yields MDPEILRSSFAVVERRAEFAVKYFYSHLFRHNPDVRGLFPLDFPEDMERQRDRLFAALTYVMERLEDPTLPGYLRELGRDHRKYLAEPEHYAAVGASLIAAFAAVAGSAWNAEAEKAWAEAYGAITNVMLQGAWEAQHEGEPPWWDAEVVSRTRHGDDLVVLTLRPHHRLRHSPGQYVSVSVPHLPGIWRPYSLGNAPRADHTVDLHVSRVEGGVLSTALVRQTREGDVLRLGAPGGALTLRVPVERPLTFIAAGTGWAPVKALLQQLDATHEARLFLVARDTSYLYDRSAVERLQSRLPRLGVTFITPAPGRPKAQATERLLTALGNRAGWARHDVYLAGPPQLVEEIAESLPALGTPPEQIFHDLLPPADPSRPRPLGPAEWLLDRPHPNWHNPTSRAPHT from the coding sequence GTGGACCCCGAAATACTCAGATCCAGCTTCGCGGTCGTCGAAAGACGGGCCGAGTTCGCGGTCAAGTACTTCTACTCGCATCTCTTCCGGCACAACCCGGACGTCCGCGGGCTCTTCCCCCTGGACTTCCCGGAGGACATGGAGCGACAGCGGGACCGGTTGTTCGCGGCACTCACCTATGTGATGGAGCGGCTGGAGGATCCGACGCTGCCGGGGTACCTGCGGGAGCTGGGACGAGACCACCGGAAGTACCTGGCCGAGCCGGAGCACTACGCCGCCGTGGGGGCGAGCCTGATCGCCGCGTTCGCCGCCGTCGCGGGGTCGGCGTGGAACGCGGAGGCCGAGAAGGCCTGGGCCGAGGCGTACGGGGCGATCACGAACGTCATGCTCCAGGGCGCGTGGGAGGCACAGCACGAGGGTGAACCGCCCTGGTGGGACGCCGAGGTCGTGTCCCGGACCCGGCACGGCGACGACCTCGTCGTACTGACCCTCCGCCCGCACCACCGGCTGCGCCACTCCCCCGGCCAGTACGTCAGCGTCAGCGTCCCCCACCTGCCGGGCATCTGGCGCCCGTACTCGCTCGGCAACGCGCCCCGCGCCGACCACACCGTCGACCTGCACGTCAGCCGTGTCGAGGGCGGGGTGCTGTCCACTGCCCTGGTCCGGCAGACCCGGGAGGGCGATGTCCTGCGGCTCGGCGCACCGGGCGGCGCCCTGACCCTGCGGGTGCCGGTGGAACGGCCGCTGACCTTCATCGCGGCCGGCACCGGATGGGCTCCCGTCAAGGCGCTGCTCCAGCAACTCGACGCCACGCACGAGGCCCGGCTGTTCCTCGTGGCCCGCGACACCTCGTACCTCTACGACCGGTCGGCCGTGGAACGACTCCAGTCCCGGTTACCCCGCCTCGGCGTCACCTTCATCACCCCCGCACCCGGCCGCCCCAAGGCCCAGGCCACCGAGCGACTGCTGACCGCGCTGGGCAACCGCGCCGGCTGGGCACGCCACGACGTCTATCTCGCCGGGCCGCCCCAGCTCGTCGAGGAGATCGCCGAGTCTCTGCCCGCCCTCGGCACCCCGCCGGAACAGATCTTCCACGATCTCCTGCCACCCGCCGACCCCAGCCGCCCCCGCCCCCTGGGCCCCGCGGAATGGCTCCTGGACCGCCCCCACCCCAACTGGCACAACCCGACAAGCCGCGCCCCTCACACGTAG